A portion of the Staphylococcus felis genome contains these proteins:
- a CDS encoding 2-isopropylmalate synthase — MTSHIQIFDTTLRDGEQTPGVSFSFDERLTIARQLEDWGVDVIEAGFPASSQGSFDSVQAIARTLKKTTVTGLARCKKSDIDATYEATRDAVSPSIHVFVATSPIHLKYKLKMTEKEVLRTIKEHVSYARSKFDIVQFSPEDATRTPLSFLVQCVQVAVDAGATIINIPDTVGYTYPKEYGFIFKTLKEKIRHSEQVTYSAHCHDDLGLAVANSMAAIENGATRIEGTINGIGERAGNTALEEVVLGLHVRQDHYQAKTQIQFEKTKLTSDIISRYAGIRIPRNKAIVGKNAFSHESGIHQDGFLKHPETYEIMTPQLVGVKNTELPLGKLSGKHAFQEKLKKLGYHISETDQIALFKLFKAMADKKKVITDRDIHALIQGTEHEQHAEFQVASLQLQFVSNGVQSAVVVLKDKQNQTYQDSSIGTGSILAIYNAINRIFDIQPELLDYRIDAVTEGSDAQAEVHVRLKLDHIEVVGIGFDHDILYASCKAYVEASSKFIKPQFGQRSGDCS, encoded by the coding sequence ATGACTAGCCATATTCAAATTTTCGATACGACACTTAGAGACGGTGAGCAAACACCAGGTGTAAGCTTTTCTTTTGATGAACGTTTAACAATTGCCCGTCAGCTTGAAGATTGGGGTGTTGATGTCATTGAAGCGGGATTTCCTGCCTCGAGTCAAGGTAGTTTTGATTCTGTACAAGCTATTGCAAGAACATTAAAAAAGACAACTGTCACAGGTCTTGCACGTTGTAAAAAATCTGATATCGATGCAACTTATGAAGCAACTCGAGATGCCGTTTCGCCTTCCATACATGTATTTGTTGCAACAAGTCCAATTCATTTAAAATATAAGCTCAAAATGACTGAAAAAGAAGTACTCAGAACGATAAAAGAACATGTATCTTACGCACGCTCCAAATTTGACATTGTGCAATTTTCACCCGAAGATGCAACTCGCACCCCGCTTTCTTTTTTAGTTCAATGTGTACAAGTTGCTGTCGATGCAGGTGCAACTATTATCAATATACCTGATACTGTTGGTTATACGTATCCAAAAGAATATGGTTTCATCTTTAAAACACTCAAAGAAAAAATAAGACATTCCGAACAAGTTACATACAGCGCCCATTGTCACGATGACCTTGGGCTTGCTGTTGCCAACAGTATGGCTGCAATTGAAAATGGTGCTACACGGATTGAAGGTACTATTAATGGCATTGGCGAACGTGCAGGCAATACTGCACTTGAGGAAGTTGTATTAGGACTACATGTTCGTCAAGATCATTATCAAGCAAAGACTCAAATTCAATTTGAAAAAACAAAGCTAACCTCAGACATTATTTCGCGATATGCAGGTATTCGTATACCGCGTAATAAAGCTATTGTCGGTAAAAACGCCTTCAGCCACGAATCTGGTATTCATCAAGATGGCTTCCTTAAACATCCTGAAACTTATGAAATTATGACGCCTCAACTTGTTGGAGTCAAAAATACGGAACTACCATTAGGTAAACTATCAGGCAAACATGCATTTCAAGAAAAGCTAAAAAAATTAGGCTATCATATTTCAGAAACTGATCAAATAGCACTCTTTAAATTATTCAAAGCCATGGCAGATAAGAAAAAAGTCATTACTGATCGTGATATACATGCATTAATTCAAGGTACAGAACATGAACAACATGCTGAATTTCAAGTTGCGTCGTTACAACTTCAATTTGTTTCCAATGGCGTACAAAGCGCTGTCGTTGTTTTAAAAGATAAGCAAAATCAGACATACCAAGATTCAAGCATTGGAACTGGTTCAATTCTCGCCATCTATAATGCCATTAATCGTATATTTGACATTCAACCTGAATTGCTTGATTATCGCATTGATGCAGTCACTGAAGGATCAGATGCACAAGCCGAAGTTCATGTGCGATTAAAGTTAGATCATATTGAAGTCGTAGGAATAGGATTTGACCACGATATTTTATATGCATCTTGCAAGGCTTACGTCGAGGCATCCTCAAAATTTATCAAACCTCAATTCGGACAAAGGTCAGGTGATTGTTCATGA
- the ilvC gene encoding ketol-acid reductoisomerase, translating to MAKVYYDNSVEKDVLQGKKIAIVGYGSQGHAHAQNLKDNGYDVVVGIRPGRSFNQAQDDGFAVYPVSEAVQLSDVIMVLLPDEIQGDVYANEIAPNLKAGNALAFAHGFNIHFGVINPPENVDVFLVAPKGPGHLVRRTFVEGSAVPALFAVHQDASGEARQLALSYAKGIGATRAGVLETTYKEETETDLFGEQAVLCGGVTRLIQNGFEVLVEEGYQPEIAYFEVLHEMKLIVDLMYEGGLENMRYSISNTAEFGDYVSGPRVITDETKANMKAVLKDIQNGTFSDRFIKDNQNGFKEFKQLRQSQADHQITEVGQNLRDMMPFIKSKRIQK from the coding sequence ATGGCAAAAGTTTATTATGATAATTCAGTTGAGAAAGATGTATTACAAGGTAAAAAGATTGCAATTGTTGGGTATGGCTCACAAGGACATGCACATGCTCAAAACTTAAAAGACAATGGTTATGACGTTGTAGTTGGTATTCGTCCAGGACGTTCATTTAATCAAGCACAAGATGATGGTTTTGCAGTATATCCTGTGTCTGAAGCCGTTCAATTATCAGATGTCATTATGGTATTATTACCTGATGAAATTCAAGGTGACGTCTATGCAAATGAAATTGCACCAAACCTTAAAGCTGGTAATGCACTAGCCTTTGCACATGGTTTTAATATCCACTTTGGTGTGATTAATCCACCTGAAAATGTTGATGTATTTTTAGTTGCGCCTAAAGGGCCTGGACATCTTGTTCGTCGGACTTTCGTTGAAGGCTCTGCAGTACCTGCCTTATTTGCTGTACACCAAGATGCATCTGGAGAAGCACGCCAGTTAGCACTGAGTTATGCAAAAGGAATTGGTGCAACACGCGCCGGCGTTTTAGAAACAACTTATAAAGAAGAAACAGAGACTGATTTATTTGGTGAACAAGCCGTACTTTGTGGTGGTGTGACCCGATTAATCCAAAATGGGTTTGAAGTTTTAGTTGAAGAAGGCTATCAACCTGAGATTGCGTATTTTGAAGTTTTACATGAAATGAAACTCATTGTTGATTTAATGTATGAAGGCGGACTTGAAAATATGCGTTATTCGATTTCAAATACGGCTGAATTTGGAGATTATGTTTCTGGACCACGCGTAATCACAGATGAAACAAAAGCAAATATGAAAGCTGTTCTAAAAGATATTCAAAATGGCACATTTAGTGATCGTTTTATAAAAGATAACCAAAATGGATTTAAAGAATTTAAACAGTTAAGACAGTCGCAAGCAGATCATCAAATAACTGAAGTAGGTCAAAATTTAAGAGACATGATGCCATTTATTAAATCAAAGCGCATTCAAAAATAA